Genomic window (Maridesulfovibrio ferrireducens):
ATTACAAGGATCTGACTACAAATCCTAATCGCGCTCAGGAAAGTGTGGAATACCACCAAAACCTCCGCGAATGGGTTTCAGGGCAGCCTTACAATGTCGCAGCGAAGCATTTTCACGCGATAGAACAGGGAACTCCGCAGGAAGTCGCCGCATTATTGAAAGAGTTTAATTCGGCAAAAGGATCAGCATCAAGCTCAGTCAGTGAAAAGACTCGGCAGGATGCTGACGCAGCTCTGGCTGTTAAATCAAAAAATACCCCGCTTCCAAAATCCAAAGGTTCAAAGGACGATTTTGATGCCGGATGGGATGAAGATTAAGCGGGTTTACTCTCAGGAGAATAAATTATGGCTACTATGGTTTACGGTGATATCTCACCTCGTACAGCAGGGAAGGCTTGTAAAATCTTCCTCAAAAGAGCAACTCCGCTTATTTTGATTGAGCGTTTTGCTCAGGGCCGTCCTTTAGAGAAAAACAATTCTAAAGTGCAGGTTTTTAGACGTTACGAGTCTCTTGCTCCAGCACTTACTCCTATAACTGAGGGCGTAACTCCCGCAGGTAAGACCGGAACAAACACTGATGTATTTGTCACTCTTCAGCAGTACGGCGATTACGTCGAATTGTCTGATGTTATCGCGGATACTCACGAAGACCCCGTTCTTCATGAATACATGGGCATTACCGGCGAACAGGCCGCTGAAACTGTTGAACTTATCAACTACGGCATTCTTAAAGGCGGGACTTCTGTTTTTTATGCAAATGGTGCTGCCCGTAACGAAGTTAACACTGAACTGACTCTGGCTACTCAGCGCAGATCCCTTCGCGGCATTCTTGCTATGAACGGCAAGCGTCACACTCAGTTTCTTTCCGGTTCACAGAACTATGAAACTCGCCCAGTCGGTCCTTGTTTTATCGGTCTTTGTCACACTGATTGCTCCAGTGCCATTCGCGATATGGCTGGATTCGTTCCCGTTGAAAAATACGGAACTCAAGATCCTCTCCCCGGCGAAATCGGTGCGGTTGAAGAAGTTCGTTATTGCGCTTCTTCTCTCTACGAGCCTTTTGCTGATGCCGGGGGTGACAAGGGAGCCATGATTTCTACAACCGGAACTAAGGCGGATATTTATCCGGTTATTTATCTCGCTCGTGATGCTTTCGGAGTTGTTCCTCTCAGGGGTAAAAAAGCGATTGTTCCTATGATTCTTAATCCTAATGTGCCTCGCGGCGGTGACAACCTTGGACAGCGTGGTTCTGTTGGTTGGAAGACCATGTATGCAGCTGTCATTTTGAATGACGCTTGGATGGCTCGCGCTGAGTGTTGCGTAAAGCTCTAAACAAATAAAATAGCGGGAGGGGGAAGGCTCTCTCCCGTTTCCCAAGGAGGGAGTATCCATGGCTCAGAAAACTAAAGCAGAACTTGAAGCTGAAGCAGAGGCGAAGGTAAAAGAAGAACTCGAATTGAAAGCGAAGGAAGAACTTAAGGCGGAAGCGAAAGCCGAAGCTAAAGCTGAATTTGAAGCTGAAGCTAAAATTAAGGCTGAGGCAGAGGCGAAGGCAAAAGAAGAAGAACCTGAGCCTGAACCTGAAGTCGAGAAGCTTCACAAAATCATTATTCCCAGTTCTGCCGAATTTGATGGAAAGAAGGATGTTTTCCTGAATGCCAACGGGCGCAGGTTCCAGATTCAGCGTGATGTCGAAGTTGAGGTTCCGAAAATTGTAATTAACGTCCTAAAGGATGCCGTCAAAACTGAACAGGTTACAGACGAAGCAGGGCGTATTGTCGGTACTCGTAACGTTCAGCGTTACCCGTTCCAGACACTTTAAGGACTAATCATGAAAGCCAAAGAAATTTTCTTGCTTGTTTCTTCCAAGCTTCAGGATCTTGAGGGCGGTGTTGCTACACGCTGGCCTTGGGAGATTACGGAAGGAAAGCTATCGCTGACTGATGCGTTTAATGCCGCAGTCAGAAATATTGCTCTACAACGTCCTGACGCTACAGCAATTACCGAATCTATCAAATTGCAGGACGGGGTGAAGCAGGTTTTACCTGATCCGGCAAATGGAAGCGGGGCGAGCAAGAAAGCTCTTCGGCTTATTGAAGTAATTCAGAATATGGGCTCGGATGGAAATACGCCTGACGAGCCCATAATGCTTACTTCCAAGGCGGCTATGCAGCTTGGCGGCTGGACGACTACTAGCGATGATATTGACAATTACGCTTATGATGCCAAAGAGAACCCCGATATTTACTGGGTTCAGCCTGGTGTTGCTGTAGGCGCATTAGTTTATATTTCTATGACTTATTCCGCTGAACCTGACCATATTGATGGATCTGATGACGATCTGCCTATTTCTCCTACATTTAGTGGTCCGATTGTCCACTGGATGATTTACGAGCTTCTATCTGGTGACAGTTCTACGTCTAGTATGGCCACGGCTCAGTTTCATTTTAGCGCATTTTATCAGGCTCTTGGGGTGAAACTTAAGGCCGATCTTTATTATCCTAAACAGATTCAGGTTGTGAAGGAGTAAGCAGTGGCAACATCACCATGGAAAATTCTTGTCGGTTATGTGCAGCCTGAAGTCGCGACATGTCCAAAGGGAACCATCATCAACGAGATTCGCAGGGCTGCAATTGTGTTCTGTCAACGGACTCAGGTTTGGCGTGAAGAGCTTGATCCCTTATTTTTCCCTGCTGGCATTGCTTCTGCCGAGCTTGAACCTCCGCGCGGGGCCAGAGTGTGCGAAATCCTAGTTGTGACGAACCTGAACGGCGGTGTGGCCTTGATTCCTGAAATTCAGTTCAGTTCAACGAATGACAATCTTGATTTAATAGATACGCCGACTCTTGATACCCAACTTTCAGTTTTAGCGGCCCTTAAACCGACATTAGCATCAGATGGAATGCCCGAAGGCTTAATTGAAGATTGGGGCCAGTATATTGCTTACGGAGCTATTGCCAGTTTGAAAGCGATGCGTGGTCGTGAATGGGAAGATATCCCCGGGGCGCAGATTAAGAATGAACTCTTTGAAGACGGTATTGCCTCTGCAAAGATCAAAGTAATCACAGGTGGAGCAAAGCGTTCTCTCACAGTTAAAGCAAGGAGCTTCGGTCAATGAGCGTCCCTACCGTAAACGTAACTATTCAGGTCAATGACTCCCTCGGTAATCCGGTTGAAGGAGCAAGGGTTTCTGCAAAACTTACAACGGCTGACAAGTATCTAGGCTTTGTTGTTCCGCAGTTAGCTGAAACTATTTCTGATGTAGATGGAGCTTCGGTGCTGGCCTTGTTTCCGAATGAGCTTGGAAGCGAAGGAAGTGAATACGATTTCAAGATTCTTCTGCCTACAGGCAAGTCTTTAAAATTTCCGGCAGTTATCCCGAACATGGATTGTAATTTGTTCGAGATTGCCAATGTTCCGCCATATCCTCGTGGATATGTAGGGGATGTTATCACTGTTCCTGTTATCGCTGCTCGTGATGAGGTTCTAGCTTCTGCGGCAGTCGTAGCTCAGTCTGAGACTAACGCTTTAGCTTCTGAGAACAATGCTTCTCAGTTCTCCGCTGACGCACAGCAAAGTAAAAGTGATGCTTTAAGTTCTTCTGTTTCAGCGAGTACTTCTGCTGGTCAGTCTGAGGTTTCTAAGCTTGCGGCTGAGAGTGCGCGTGATGCGGCTCAGGCTGCGAAGGTTGGGGCTGAAAGTGCAAGGGACGGGGCTCAGGCTGCGAAGGATTCTGTTGATGCTTCAGTGGCTTCTATTCCTGGGCTGATTGATGTTGAGAAGAATGAGGCTCTTTCTGAGTTAGAAGCAAGCAAGGCTCAGCTTCAAACTGATCTTGATTTAAACAAGTCTCAGCAAGCTAGAGCAATAGGTGGAACTGCTTATCAGTCCATTCTAGGTCTTCCATGTCCCCCTTCTCTTGAAGTCAAAGCCTACGACTCCAAAGACAATACAAACGGAGTTCCTGCTGGTTTTACTTTTGCCAGAGCGTCAACAGCGACTCAAATCAATGCAGTTGGTGAGGTTGAGAGTGTTGCTAATGATGTTTTGCGGCATGAATATGATGCTGAGAATGGAGAGTATAAAGGTTTTTTGATTGAGGAGCCGCGGACTAATTTGCTTCCCTATTCTGAAGAGCTTAACCAGTCTCCTTGGTTTATTCAAAGGGCCAGTGTCGCAGTCAATACAACTACAGCACCTAACGGGTTGGTAACTGCCGATAAAATACTCGAAGATTCAACTTCAAGTAACTCACATTACGCCAGACGAACCATATCGGTAATAGAAGGGGAGCCATACTCTTATTCTGTATTTTTAAAGGCAGGAGAAAGAACTAGGTGTGCCGTATTTTTGGGTGACTCCGGTTTTTCAGGAGATTTTTTCGCAACTGTAGATCTGAGTTCTGGGACAGCTGTTGGAGGGAAAATAGAAAGTTTCCCGAATGGCTGGTTTCGTGTCTCTGTAGTGGGGGTCGCAACTTCAACAAGTGCGGGTAGGTTAGCATACACACAACTCAGGAATAATGACAATATGAGTATATATGACGGTGACGGAACATCCGGCCTATATATCTGGGGCGCACAGCTTGAACAAGGCGCATTCCCCACATCCTACATTCCAACAACGACAGCAGCGGCTACTCGTGCGGCTGACACTCTTTCAATTTATACCACTAATTTTCCTTATAATCAGATGGAAGGAACATTATGTGCTGTCGCGGATGATGAGGGATCTGGACCTATCTTGGTTATGTGTGATGCTGGTAATGGTTATATACGCCTCGGCACAAGGGTGGGGTTTCTGGATTTTTCACTGCAAAATATAGACGCTGTATTTCAATTCTCGAAATCCTTTCCGTGTAATGACCCAAGTAGGATACTCGCATTTGCATTTAAAGAGAATGACTTTGCTGTCAGTGCTCAAGGAGATCCAGTTCAAACTGGTGGGGGCTTTTTTGCGGATCAAATAAGGCTTACCTTGGGTAGCATATGGGGTAATTTCTTAAACGGTCATATTAGCCAAATATCGTACTTCCCCCGCAGATTATCAAACGAACAGCTTCAAGCCCTCACGAGGTAAACAATGTATACAGATCACTATTTAAAATTCGCGTCTGAGGATGAATTGAAAACCGTTTACGCACTACCAACCGAAGACAGCGAGGGTGTAACATATCCATATTGCTCAATAGATGTAGTTGGTAGGATCGTAAGCATCCCCGCAGAAATTGACGAAGACGACAATATAATCACTGAAGCGGTTTACTGTGACGGCTGGCACGTAAATGTGCGCTGTCTTGGAGATTTGCCGGACGAGCTGACACCATTTGAGATTGAAGCGCCTAATACACCCGCGCGGGTGTGGGCGCAATAAAGTGAAGATTTTAAAAGAACTGGCACCAAAGAAAAGGGTCTAATTAGGGTAAATTAAGAACCAAGGGGATATCTTTGGCGCCAGAGAGTGGGATCAGAAGAAACGGATTGTTCCCTCTGGAGGAAAAATAGATATCTTACTGTTATTAGTTCGTCAATATAAAATAAGTTGGTTGAAGATATGTCCATAATAGTCCCTTTTTTCCGAGGCACAAAGCCTCGTTTATCTCCTAAGCATTTAGATATTTCAAACTCACAGATTGCTAGAAATTGTAATCTGAAGCGCGGAATCCTAGCACCTGTTTTCAATCTTGAGGGACAGGTTCCAAATCCTATCCCCAAAGCCGGAGATATCCGCAGCATCTACAAGCTTGATTCGGGCGAATGGCTGTACTGGGCTAATGACGTTGATGTTGTGAAGTCCGCTGCGAGTTCCAGTGACAGGATTATGTTTACTGGTGACAGCTATCCAAAGCAGACAGATCAAGCTCTTGCGACTTCGGGAGATATTTCAACTTATCCGACTCAGACTAAGCGGCTCGGACTTCCAAAGCCTGACCAGCCGCTTTCTGTTCAATTGTCTCCTGCGTCCGTTGCCGATGATGCAGAGCTGGAGCGCAGCACATCCTACGTTTACACATACGTTACCGAGTGGGGCGAAGAGTCAGAGCCTTCCGATCCTACAGGCAATATTGATGTGAAAACAGGGCAGGGATGTTTGCTATCAAATTTCAGGCTTCCAACACTTGATGGTGTGGCTGTTACTCATTTCAGACTATACAGACTCAATTCTGGCGACACTGGAGCAGAGTATCAGCTTATTCCTTGGTCGGATGCTGCCGCTGATATGCCAGCCAGTGAAACAGATTATCTCGATGAACTGAAAGATAGCGAACTCAGTTCCGAAATCCTTCAAACTGAGAACTGGAGCCGTCCTGAAGATGATGTAAAAGGATTGATTCATACTGGAAACGGGATTTTCTTTTGCTTCAAAGGAAAGGATATCTTCGTATCAGAGTCTTTCATTCCTTACGCTTACTCGTGGAAATTTAAGCTTTCCGTTCCTTCTGAGATTGTTGGTCTTGGGCATTTCGATCAGACGGTTGTCGTTCTGACAAAAGATAAGGCGCACCTCATTGCGGGTATCGATCCTTCTTCATTATCTATGGACAAGCTTTCGTTTAATCAGTCCTGCGTTGCAAAGAAATCAATCGTAAACATTCCCGGCGGCGTTCTTTACGCTGCGCCTGATGGCCTTACTTTGATCGGTCCTGCTGGCGTGAGTATGCTCACTCGTCCTCTTTACACAAAGGAGCAGTGGCAAACTCTTGAACCTGAAAAGTTGATTAGCTTCTATCACGATGGTCAGTATTTCGGATTCTTTGAAGGAACTAACCGAGGTATAATTTACGACTTCGAGTTGCAGGATATCGTTAACATCGAATTGGCGGGCAAGAAGGTTTATGGCGGTTACGTTGATACTGAGGACGATGCTCTTTATCTGCTGACCTTTGACGATACGAATTACCGCATTGAAAGGTGGGAAGGTTCCGCAACTCCCATGAGCTACCTTTGGAAGTCTAAGGATTCGTTCTACTCCATCGCAATAAACATGGGTGCGGCTAGAATAATCGGAACTCAGTCTGCATTGTCTCCGCTGGCTTTTCGGCTTTATGCGGATGGTAATTTGTTTTCTACGAACTCGATTACCTCAGAAGAAGCTTTCCGGCTTCCCTCCGGAACACTGGCGCGTGATTGGGAATTTGAAATAGAAGGTTCTGCCGAAGTTTACGAAGTTCGTGTTTCAACTTCTATAGGAGATCTACAAAATGGCTACTAAAGGCGCGCGCTCTCCCAATATTCCGAATGTTCCGGCCGGGCTTGATAAGTCCACAAGAGATTTTCTTTCGGCTTTGAAAGAGACTCTTGAAACTATGCAGGGCAAAAGGCGTAACTCTTTCTCTGACTCTGTAGTCACTTTCAACGACTTGCAAAACCTTGGTTTTAAAGTTTCTCAGAAAGTAGGGACTGATGCTGATTACGATTTCAGCCGGTCTGTAAGGTCTGGCAATCCTCCGAACCCTCCTCGCGACCTTAAAGTTGACCAGCAGATTTTTGCGAACAAGTTGACATGGGTGAATCCTTCAGACGCAGATCTATCACATATTGAAGTCTGGTGTTCTGTTGGCTCTTCTTCTCTTTCTGACGCTTCAAGAATCGGAATTGCCACGAAGCCTGTAGTAGAGTTTACCCATTCCGGACTTAATACGAGGACTGATCATTATTACTGGATAAGGGCGATTGATTGGTCAAATAACTACTCTATATGGGAACCTAGGCAGGGCGGTTTTCTAGCTCCTGCTTCGCTTGGTGTGGCATTGGAGGAAGCTCTGCATGTATTGCAGGACAGTATCACCGAGTCTCAGCTTTATGGAGATTTGAACAGTAGAATTGATTTGATTGACGGGCCGGATACATTAGCTGGTTCGGTTGCAGCAAAGGTTAAGCTGGAGAAGCTGGAGAGAGTTGATGCAGATTCCGCATTGGCACAGCAGGTTCAAACCGTTCAAGCAAGTGCAGATGGTAATGTGGCAGCGATTCAGATTGAAGCTACTGCAAGAGTTGATGCAGATTCCGCATTGGCACAGCAGGTTCAAACCGTTCAAGCAAGTGCAGATGGTAAT
Coding sequences:
- a CDS encoding N4-gp56 family major capsid protein, translated to MATMVYGDISPRTAGKACKIFLKRATPLILIERFAQGRPLEKNNSKVQVFRRYESLAPALTPITEGVTPAGKTGTNTDVFVTLQQYGDYVELSDVIADTHEDPVLHEYMGITGEQAAETVELINYGILKGGTSVFYANGAARNEVNTELTLATQRRSLRGILAMNGKRHTQFLSGSQNYETRPVGPCFIGLCHTDCSSAIRDMAGFVPVEKYGTQDPLPGEIGAVEEVRYCASSLYEPFADAGGDKGAMISTTGTKADIYPVIYLARDAFGVVPLRGKKAIVPMILNPNVPRGGDNLGQRGSVGWKTMYAAVILNDAWMARAECCVKL
- a CDS encoding DUF6682 family protein produces the protein MKAKEIFLLVSSKLQDLEGGVATRWPWEITEGKLSLTDAFNAAVRNIALQRPDATAITESIKLQDGVKQVLPDPANGSGASKKALRLIEVIQNMGSDGNTPDEPIMLTSKAAMQLGGWTTTSDDIDNYAYDAKENPDIYWVQPGVAVGALVYISMTYSAEPDHIDGSDDDLPISPTFSGPIVHWMIYELLSGDSSTSSMATAQFHFSAFYQALGVKLKADLYYPKQIQVVKE